The nucleotide window ATGCCGTAGCGCGCCTGCGTCAGGCACATCAGCGGGCTCTTGAGCCCCCCGGACTTCGGCAGCAGCGCCGTCTCGGGCACGTGCACGTCCTGCAGCACCAGCTCCGACGTGTCGGAGGCGAGCAGCGACAGCTTTCCCTTCTGGTCGCGCGCGGTGAAGCCGGGCGTGTCCGTGGGGACGATGAAGCCGCGGATCGACTTTGTGTCGTCCAGCTCGCCCGTCTTGGCCCAGATGATGGCGATGTTTGCGGTGGAGCCGTTGGTGATCCACATCTTGGCCCCGTCGATCACGTAGCCGTCGTCCGTCTTGCGGGCGCGCGTGATCATCCCGCCGGGGTTGGAGCCGAAGTCGGGCTCGGTGAGGCCGAAGCAGCCGATGACTTCGCCGGCGGCCATGCGCGGCAGGTACTCGCGCTTCTGCTCCTCGCTGCCGAAGGCGTAGATGGGGTACATGCAGAGCGCGCCCTGCACCGACGCGAAGGAGCGGATCCCGGAGTCGCCGCGCTCCAGCTCCTGCATGATGAGGCCATACGAGATGTTGTCCAGCCCCGCGCACCCGTACTCCTCGGGGAGGTTGGCGCCGAACACCCCCAGCTCCGCCATTCCGGGAATGAGCTGCTTCGGCAGGTAGCGTCCGATGTACGCGTCGTTGATCACGGGGAGGAGGTTCTCGTCCACCCACTCGCGCACCGTGTCGCGGATCATCCGCTGCTCCTCGGTGAGCAGCCCGTCTATGTCGTAGTAGTCGACGCCCTGGAACCTGGCCATCGCTCTTGCCTGTCGAAGGATTGTATAACCCGCTGGGATGCGGGAATATAGGCCGTGCGGGGGAGGGGCGGCAAGCACCCAGCCCCCTCCCCCCGGCCCCCTCCCCCGCCTGCGGGGGCGCAGGGCGGCGGAGGGGGAGAACTCCGCTCGCCGCGCGGATGCCCCGTAGGGGCGCGATTCATCGCGCCCGTGCCCAACGCTGCTCCGCCGCCCGCCTCAACAAACCAATTCCGTAGGGACAGCCCCGCGTGGCTGCCCGTGCCTTGCGACGCGAAGAACCCCGCCGCCGCGCACCCATGCACGCCAACCGCCCCTCCCCCGTGGTTTGGGGGAGGGGCAGCGAGGACCGAGCGGGGAGAGGGCCCGCGATGCCCGCCCCGCACCGCCACACGCAAACCGCCCCTCCCCCAGGTGGTTATTGGGGGAGGGGCCGCGAGGTGACGAGCGGGGGAGGGGGCCCTTCACTCGATCGTGTGCGACCCGTCCTTTTCCGTCTCCGCGACGCCGGGTTTGGCCTTGCGGTGGTCATAGAGGGCCCACCAGAGCAGGATGAAACCCGCCAGCGACGCCACGCCCGCACCCACCGTCGCGGTGTGGAAGAGGCGGCCGATGCCGAAGCCCAGCAGGATGCCTCCGACCGTGGCGGCCAGGACGTTGATCAGGGGACTCGCAAGGAAGCCGCGCATCTGCATCACCCCCGCGCGCGGGGCGTCATGCGACCGCGGATGACGTCGAACGCCACGCGCCGCGCCACCTTGAACATCACCCACGCCAGCGCCACCCCCAGCGCGATCCACACCACCATGAAGCGCGACTCCAGCAATCCGCCCCACACCAGCAGGTAGGCGTAGAGCAGCCCAAAGACCACCGCCGGCGCCCACGCCACGCGCGTGGAGCGGGAGACGAGGCGACCGCGGCACTGTGAGCACCAGCCGGCCGCGTCCGGCTTGTCGTGCTCGCCGAACTGGCGGCCGCAGACGCGGCAGGGGCCCGTCCACTCTTCGGACATGGCTAGAGCCGCCGGATGAGGGCATCGGTGAACGAGTCCGTCGTTCCGGTGCCGCCCAGGTCGGGGGTCAGCGTGTCGTTCTCGCGGATGGCGCCCTCCAGCGCGGCGATGATGCGGCGCGACGGCTCGCGCATCCCCAGGTGGTCCAGCATCAGCGTGGCGCCCATCAGGAGCGCGGCCGGGTTGGCGATGTTCTTCCCCGCGATGTCCGGCGCGGAGCCGTGCACCGCCTCGAAGATCGCCGCGTCCTTGCCGATGTTGGCGCCCGGGGCCAGACCGAGGCCGCCCACCAGCCCCGCGATCTGGTCCGAGAGGATGTCGCCGAACATGTTCTCGCAGACGATCACGTCGAAGCGGTAGGGGTCCATCACCAGCATCATGGCGGTCGCGTCGATGATGCGGTCCTCGAACTCCACGCGGCCGGCGTACTCCTTGGCGATCTCCTTCCCCATGTCCAGAAAGAGGCCCTGCGTGTACTTGAGGATGTTGGCCTTGTGCGCCAACGTCACCTTCTTGCGGCCGTTGTTCACGGCGTACTCGAAGGCGTAGCGCAGGATGCGGTTGACGCCGAAGCGGGTCACCAGCATTACCGACTCGGCGGCGGCGCGCGGGTCGTCGCCGATGCCGATGTAGTGCTCCACGCCGCTGTACAGCCCCTCGGTGTTCTCGCGGATCAGGACGATGTCGATCCCCTCGTAGCGCCCGCCCGACACCAGGGTGCGCGCGGGGCGCACGTTGGCGTACAGGTCGAACTCCTTGCGCAGCGCCACGTTGATCGAGCGGAAGCCCACCCCGGAGGGCGTGGTCAGCGGCCCCTTGAGCGCCACGCGCGTCTCGCGGATGGAGTCGATCGTCTCCTGCGGGAGCGGGGTGTTGTGCGTGGCGACGGCGGAGACGCCCGCCGGCCTCTCGTCCCACGTGAGCTCGGCGCCGGCGGCTTCCAGCACGCGCACCACGGCACGGGTGATGTCGGGCCCGATTCCGTCACCGGGGATCAGCGTTACGGTCTGCGGCATGGGGTACGGCTTCAGGGATTAGGGAACAGGAAACTGGGTACAGGACCGATGGGCCGTGCAAGACGGATGCGAGCGCGCGCTCAGCGGCTCCCCGCCACCAGCATCCGCTCGGCCAGGGCGGCGGCGGCGCTGGCGAGGGCGGCGCGGTCGAAGGCCGGGCGCTCGTCCCCCTCCGCGTCGCCGTGCCAGATGACGCGGGCGCTGCGGGCGTCCACCACCGCGGCCGTCATCCTCACGCGGCCCCCGCCGCTCCCCGGCATCCAGCGGGCGGCGCGGGGGATCAGCACCACGCGCGCGTCGGTCAGCGCGGAGTAGCGCCGCACGATGCCGCCCAGCGGGTCCACGATGGAGCGCTCGCCGTGGTGGATGTACGGGTCGTCGGGAAGCGCGCCGGGGTCCGCCGCGTAGCCGGGTGCCCCGCGCAGGGCGCGCCGCAGCTGATCCGGCGTCACCCACTGCGTGCGCGCGTCGCGCTCGGCGAGGGCGAAGACCAGCTCGCTCGTCGCCTCGTCGCGCGTGCCGACGCCCTCCGCCGCCTGCACGGGAAGGATCAGCACCCGCTGCCCGCCCAGGTCCATCGCCGGCATCGCCACCGGCGCGGGGACGGGCGCCGGGCCCGGGGCGGCGCGCGGGCCTCCGCACGCGGCGACGGCCAGCACCAGCACGGACGGCCTCACACAGAGCCACAGAGCAACAGAGAGAAAAGCAGAAGGGCTTCTCCGTGGCCTTTCCGTTCCCTCTGTGTCTCTGTGTGAGGCTCTTTTCACAGGAGGTGCCCGCCGTCTACGGGGATGACCGCGCCGGTGATGTGGCGCGCGTACTCGGAGCAGAGGAACATGACCACGTTTGCGACGTCCTGCGGATCGCCCAGGCGGCCGAGGACGGCGCGCTCGCGGGCCGTGTCCAGGATCTCGGCGGGGACGCCGCTGGTGAGGCGCGTGGTGCGGATGTACCCCGGCGCCACCGCGTTCACGTTCACGTTGCTCGGCCCCAGCTCCAGCGCCGCGGAGCGGGTGAGCCCCAGCAGCCCCGCCTTCGACGCGCTGTAGTTGGCCAGCCCGAACTCGCTGCGGATGCCGTGCACCGACGACACGTTCACGATCTTGCCGTCCGACTGGCGGCGGAACATGGGCGCCACGGCGCGGATCATGTGAAAGGCGCCCGTCAGGTTGGTGTCCAGCACCGTCCTCCACTGCTCGTCCGTCAGCCGCCAGAGGGCGCGGTCGCGGGCGATCCCGGCGTTGTTCACCAGGATGTTGATGGCGCCCAGCTCCTCGTGCGCGTCCTTCACGAAGCGGCTCACCTCGCCCGGGTCGCGCACGTCGCACGATGCGTGGTGCACGCGCACCTCCATCTGCGCGATCTCGCGCGCGGTGGCCTCGGCCTCCGCGCGCAGGTCCTCGCCGTCGTCGTAGCAGAAGTAGTTGAACGCCACGGCGGCCCCGTGCCGCGCGAACTCCAGCGCGATCGCCCTGCCGATCCCCGTGGCCCCGCCGGTGACGATGGCGACGCGCCCCCGCAGGCTGGAGCCGTAGCCCAGCGACTTGCTCTGCGTCTCCTCGCTCATCTCCACCAGGAGCTGCTCCACCTGGTCCTGCATCTGGACCATCTCGGGAGCGGTCGGGGAGTACTGCGCCGCGGGTTGCGGGGTGTGGCCGTGGGGAAGTCGCTCGCTGGGGTGCGGAGGCATCAAGCGACCCGGAGGTGGGAGGTGCGATGCTGCTGTGCGCGCGGAAGCTTACGGGCGCGGGAGGTTGGGGTGCAAGCTCCCGGCGCGCGGGCACAGGGCGGCCATCGTTACACAGAGCAAGCTCCGCGCCGGGCCAACGCCGCGCGGGGCGGAGGGTTTCCCCCCCCGCCCCCGCTCGGCGCCCGCACCTGCGCCCGCACGTGCGCGCGCTATGCGTTCGAGAGCGCCCCGGCCCCGTGCTTGATCGAGCGGCCTTCCACCAGGAACACCACGTCCTCGCCGATGTTGGTGGCGAGGTCGGCGATCCGCTCCAGGTTGCGGCTGGCCAGGAAGAGCGACATCGCGCTGCCGATGCGGCGCGGGTCCTCCATCATGTGCGTCACCAGGATGCGGAAGACGGAGTCGTGGAGCTGGTCCACACGGTCGTCGCGCCGGCACACCTCGCGCGCGCCCGCCGCGTCGCCGCGCACGAAGCAGTCGAGGGCGTCGGAGAGCATCTCGCGGGCAAGGCGCGACATCTCGTCGATCTCCGCCAGCTCCATGCTCACCGGGTGCTCCGCCTGGTGCCGCACCCCCTCCGCGATGTTGACGGCGTGGTCGCCCACCCGCTCCAGGTCGTTGGAGATCTTCATCGCCATGGTGATCAGCCGGAGGTCGCGCGCCATCGGCTGCTGCAGCGCCAGCAGGTGAATGCAGCTGTCGTCCACCGCGATCTCCATGGCGTCCAGATCGTTGTCGCGCGCGATCACCTGCTCCGCGAGCGCCACGTCGCGCTCCGTGCGGGCCTGCACCGCCATCCCCACCAGGTCCTCGGCCAGCGCGGACATGTTGAGGAGCTGGTGCTTGAGGCGCGCCAGCTCCTCGTGGAAGTGGCGCACCCCCGGCGTGGGGCTCATCCGAACCTCCCGGTGATGTACGCCTCGGTGCGGTCCTCGCGCGGGTTGGTGAAGATCTGGTGCGTCGATCCCACCTCCACCAGCCCGCCCATGTAAAAGAACGCGGTGAGGTCGGAGACGCGCGCCGCCTGCTGCATGTTGTGGGTCACGATCACGATGGTGTACTCGTCCTTGAGCTGGTAGATCAGCTCCTCGATCTTCTGCGTGGCGATGGGGTCCAGCGCGCTCGCCGGCTCGTCCATCAGCAGCACCTCCGGCTGCACCGCCAGCGCCCGCGCGATGCACAGGCGCTGCTGCTGGCCTCCGGAAAGACCGAGCGCGCTGCGGTCCAGGCGGTCCTTGACCTCGTCCCACAGCGCGGAGGACTGCAGCGAGCGCTCCACGATCTCGTTGAGCTCCGCGCGGCCGCGGGCGAGGCCGTTGACGCGGGCGCCGTACGCCACGTTGTCGTAGATCGACTTGGGGAACGGGTTGGACTTCTGGAAGACCATCCCCACCCGCTTGCGCAGGTTCACCACGTCGAGCCCCTCGCGGTATACGGACTCGCCGCGGATCAGGATTTCGCCGTCGTGCCGCACGCCGGGGATCAGGTCGTTCATGCGGTTGATGGAGCGCAGAAAGGTGCTCTTGCCGCACCCGGACGGGCCGATCAGCGCCGTCACCTGCCGCTCGGGCACCTCCAGCGTGATGTCGTTGAGCGCGCGGTTGTTGCCGTACCAGAAGGAGAAGTCGCGCGCCTCCACGGCGAGCGGCACGGTGCCGGTCGATGCGTTGCCGGGCGCGTCCGGCACGGTGCGCGGCGCGGCGGTGGCGATCTGTTGCATGGTCATCGTCCCTTGTACGGGCTGCGGATGAAGAGGCGGGCCGTGAGGCTCACCCCCAGCACCAGTGCAATCAGCAGGAGCGACGCGGCCCAGGCCAGGCGGTGCCACTCCTCGTAGGGCGAGATGGCGTACTGGAAGATCTGCACGGGAAGCGCGGCGATCGGCTCGCTCAGCTTCCATCCCCAGAACGGGTTGCCGAGCGCGGTAAAGAGGAGCGGCGCCGTCTCGCCCGAGATGCGCGCCAGCGACACCAGCACGCCGGTCAGGATGCCGCTGCGCGCCGCGGGAAGCACGATCCCCAGCGTGGTGCGCCAGCGGGTGAAGCCCAGCGCCAGGCCACCGTCGCGCAGCTCGCGGGGCACCAGGCGCACCATCTCCTCGGTGGTGCGGGTGACCATGGGGATGAGCATGATGGCCAGCGCCACGCCCCCCGCCAGCGCGGAGAAGTGCCCCATCGACACCACCACCCACGCCCACACGAAGATGCCGATGACGATGGACGGGATGCCGTTCATCACGTCGGTGATGAAGCGCACGGCGTTGGCCACGCGGCTCCCCTCCGCCTCGGCCAGAAAAAGCCCCGCGCCGATGGCCACCGGCAGCCCGAAGACGGCGCCGAGCCCCACCAGGATGCCGGTGCCCAGGATGCCGTTCCCCACCCCGCCGCCGGGCTCGCCCACCGGCGCCGGGGTCTCGGTGAAGAAGTCGCCGTTCATGGCCGCGATCCCGGCCCGCAGCAGGTGCCACAGGATCAGCACCAGCGGGAGCACCGTGAGCAGCGCCGCCACCCCGGTCATCGCCAGCATCACCGTGCTGGTGGTGCGCCGCCGCCGGTCGCGCCACGAGGGCGCGGTCACAGTCGGAGTGTTCATGTCAGGCGCCCCACCTCCGCCCCGCCCGGATGGCTCATGCCAGGTGCGGACGAGGGTGCATCATTTCCTGAACGAAGCGCCGCCCGGTACCCGCCCTCGCGCCGCACCCCTGGCGCGGAGTGAAGGAGACGGGCTCTGTCGAACGCGCAGATCCAACCCATGTTCGGTAGATGGTTCGGTCCATGGTGCCCGGCGTGCGGCGCGAGCGGCATGCGCAGGTGTATCGAGGCCATGGCCGGGTCGGGCTGCGGGATGAGCGCTTCGGTGGCGGAGCGCGCTTCGATCTGCACGTACCAGCTTCGAACATGGGCCGGTGCGGTGCAAGTGGCGGAGGCCGTCTCCTTCACTCGGCGCCACAGGATTGTGCGGGTGCAGGTGCGGTGCGGCGCTTCGTTCAGGAAATGGGGGTGTCTCGTCCGCGGTGGCGCGGCGGAGCCGTGGGGGTCGTGGATTCTCATCGTCTACTTCCCCGCGCGGCGCGCGACGCGCCACACCAGCAGGCGCGCGACCGAGTTCACCACGATGGTGATGCCGAAGAGGATCAGGCCGATCTCCATGAGCGCGGCCAGGTGCAGGTCGTCCGACGCCTCGCTGAACTCGTTGGCGAGCACGCTGGCCATGGTGTAGCCGGGCGCGAAGAGCGAGGTGGGGATGTCTGGCCGGTTGCCGATGACCATGGTGATGGCCATCGTCTCGCCCAGCGCGCGGCCCAGCCCCAGGATGGTGGCGCCGATGATCCCCGGCACCGCGTAGGGGAGCACGACCTGCCAGGTCATCTCCCAGCGCGTGGCGCCCAGCGCGAGCGCGGCCTCACGCTGGTCGCGCGGCACGGCGGCCAGAACCTCGCGCGACACGGCGGAGATGAAGGGGACGATCATGATGGCCAGGATCGCCCCGCCGGCCATGATGCTGGTGCCGTACGCCGGCCCGGCGAAGAGCGGAAACGAGTCGCCGAACGCGCTGGCGAGCGGCTGCTGGATGCTGGAGCGCAGCCAGGGCACCAGCACGAAGATCCCCCACAGCCCGTAGACCACGGAGGGGATGGCGGCCAGCAGCTCGGTGCCGAAGGCCACCGGCGCGGCGATCCAGCGCGGCGACAGCTCGGTCAAAAAGATGGCGAGCCCCACCGCCAGCGGCACCGCGATCAGCAACGCCAGGAGCGACGACGCCAGCGTGCCGAAGATGAACGGAAGCGCGCCGTAGCTCCCCGCCACCGGGTTCCAGTCCGATCCGATGATGAAGCCGCCGCCGAACCGCTGCAGCGCGGGCCAGGCGGCGGTCCCCACGCGCAGCAGGATGAAGCCGAAGAGGATGGGGATCGCCGCGCCGAACGCGCCCAGCGTGATGGCGTAGGCGCGGTCCGCCAGGTTGCCGTGGCGCACGGACGGGAAGACGCGGCGGACCCTGGAACGGGGTCCACCGCCCGCCAGCACGCCGGCCTGCTCGGGAGTGGGCTGCATAAGCGCGTCAGCCGGCCAGCGCGGGCTGGCGCTGGGGGCCGCAGGTGACGCCCTGGAGCTTCCGCAGCACCTCCGCGCGCACCGCCTCCGGCAACGGCGCGTAGTGGAGCTGCCGCGCCATCTCGCCGCCCTCGGCCAGCGTCCAGCGCACCAGCCCCACGAGCGCCCGCGCCTTGCCGCAATCCTCCATCTGCCCAGGGACCAGCAGGTAGGTGAACGACGCCACCGGGTACGCCTGCGCGCCGGGGGCGTTCACCACCGACATGCGCAGGTCAGGATGCTGCCGGAGCTGCTCGCCGAGGTCGGCGGCCGCGGCGGTGGTCGACTCCACGCTGGGCTGCACGAAGGCGCCGGCCGAGTTGCGCAGCGCCGTCACCGGGAGCTGGTTCTGCGTGGCGTAGGCGAGCTCCACGTATCCGATGGCCCCCTCGCTCTGCTTCACCGAGCCCGTCACCCCCTCGTTGCCCTTGGCGCCCAGACCGGTGGGCCATTTCACCGACTTCCCCGTCCCCACCTGCTGCTTCCACTCCGGGCTGACGGTGGCCAGGTAGTCGGTGAAGACGTGCGTCGTGCCGCTCCCGTCCGTGCGGTACACGGGGAGGATGTCGGCGTTGGGAAGCGTGACGCCGGGGTTGAGCCCGGCGATCCGCGCGTCGTTCCACTTGCGGATGGTGCCCAGGTAGATGGCGGCCAGCGTCGGTCCGTCCAGCCGCAGCGGCTGCCGCAGCCCCGGAATGTTGTACGACACCGCCACCGAGCCCAGCACCGTGGGC belongs to Longimicrobium sp. and includes:
- a CDS encoding acyl-CoA dehydrogenase family protein gives rise to the protein MARFQGVDYYDIDGLLTEEQRMIRDTVREWVDENLLPVINDAYIGRYLPKQLIPGMAELGVFGANLPEEYGCAGLDNISYGLIMQELERGDSGIRSFASVQGALCMYPIYAFGSEEQKREYLPRMAAGEVIGCFGLTEPDFGSNPGGMITRARKTDDGYVIDGAKMWITNGSTANIAIIWAKTGELDDTKSIRGFIVPTDTPGFTARDQKGKLSLLASDTSELVLQDVHVPETALLPKSGGLKSPLMCLTQARYGIAWGAVGAAMACYDEALQYAKNRVQFGGKPIAATQLQQTRLAEMLTDITKAQLLAWRLGTLKDAGTMRPEQVSLAKRNNVDIATNVAREARRLLGGNGILVEYSAMRHMANLESVYTYEGTHDVHGLILGQDVTGYAAY
- a CDS encoding isocitrate/isopropylmalate family dehydrogenase, with the translated sequence MPQTVTLIPGDGIGPDITRAVVRVLEAAGAELTWDERPAGVSAVATHNTPLPQETIDSIRETRVALKGPLTTPSGVGFRSINVALRKEFDLYANVRPARTLVSGGRYEGIDIVLIRENTEGLYSGVEHYIGIGDDPRAAAESVMLVTRFGVNRILRYAFEYAVNNGRKKVTLAHKANILKYTQGLFLDMGKEIAKEYAGRVEFEDRIIDATAMMLVMDPYRFDVIVCENMFGDILSDQIAGLVGGLGLAPGANIGKDAAIFEAVHGSAPDIAGKNIANPAALLMGATLMLDHLGMREPSRRIIAALEGAIRENDTLTPDLGGTGTTDSFTDALIRRL
- a CDS encoding 3-oxoacyl-ACP reductase family protein, translating into MPPHPSERLPHGHTPQPAAQYSPTAPEMVQMQDQVEQLLVEMSEETQSKSLGYGSSLRGRVAIVTGGATGIGRAIALEFARHGAAVAFNYFCYDDGEDLRAEAEATAREIAQMEVRVHHASCDVRDPGEVSRFVKDAHEELGAINILVNNAGIARDRALWRLTDEQWRTVLDTNLTGAFHMIRAVAPMFRRQSDGKIVNVSSVHGIRSEFGLANYSASKAGLLGLTRSAALELGPSNVNVNAVAPGYIRTTRLTSGVPAEILDTARERAVLGRLGDPQDVANVVMFLCSEYARHITGAVIPVDGGHLL
- the phoU gene encoding phosphate signaling complex protein PhoU — its product is MSPTPGVRHFHEELARLKHQLLNMSALAEDLVGMAVQARTERDVALAEQVIARDNDLDAMEIAVDDSCIHLLALQQPMARDLRLITMAMKISNDLERVGDHAVNIAEGVRHQAEHPVSMELAEIDEMSRLAREMLSDALDCFVRGDAAGAREVCRRDDRVDQLHDSVFRILVTHMMEDPRRIGSAMSLFLASRNLERIADLATNIGEDVVFLVEGRSIKHGAGALSNA
- the pstB gene encoding phosphate ABC transporter ATP-binding protein PstB, yielding MTMQQIATAAPRTVPDAPGNASTGTVPLAVEARDFSFWYGNNRALNDITLEVPERQVTALIGPSGCGKSTFLRSINRMNDLIPGVRHDGEILIRGESVYREGLDVVNLRKRVGMVFQKSNPFPKSIYDNVAYGARVNGLARGRAELNEIVERSLQSSALWDEVKDRLDRSALGLSGGQQQRLCIARALAVQPEVLLMDEPASALDPIATQKIEELIYQLKDEYTIVIVTHNMQQAARVSDLTAFFYMGGLVEVGSTHQIFTNPREDRTEAYITGRFG
- the pstA gene encoding phosphate ABC transporter permease PstA, yielding MNTPTVTAPSWRDRRRRTTSTVMLAMTGVAALLTVLPLVLILWHLLRAGIAAMNGDFFTETPAPVGEPGGGVGNGILGTGILVGLGAVFGLPVAIGAGLFLAEAEGSRVANAVRFITDVMNGIPSIVIGIFVWAWVVVSMGHFSALAGGVALAIMLIPMVTRTTEEMVRLVPRELRDGGLALGFTRWRTTLGIVLPAARSGILTGVLVSLARISGETAPLLFTALGNPFWGWKLSEPIAALPVQIFQYAISPYEEWHRLAWAASLLLIALVLGVSLTARLFIRSPYKGR
- the pstC gene encoding phosphate ABC transporter permease subunit PstC encodes the protein MQPTPEQAGVLAGGGPRSRVRRVFPSVRHGNLADRAYAITLGAFGAAIPILFGFILLRVGTAAWPALQRFGGGFIIGSDWNPVAGSYGALPFIFGTLASSLLALLIAVPLAVGLAIFLTELSPRWIAAPVAFGTELLAAIPSVVYGLWGIFVLVPWLRSSIQQPLASAFGDSFPLFAGPAYGTSIMAGGAILAIMIVPFISAVSREVLAAVPRDQREAALALGATRWEMTWQVVLPYAVPGIIGATILGLGRALGETMAITMVIGNRPDIPTSLFAPGYTMASVLANEFSEASDDLHLAALMEIGLILFGITIVVNSVARLLVWRVARRAGK
- the pstS gene encoding phosphate ABC transporter substrate-binding protein PstS, whose amino-acid sequence is MTNRRFFPAALALSILAACGGDGGGSTPGAMKGSAGAAPGTVTLTGAGATFPMPIYSKWFATYGQSNPVRVNYASVGSGAGIRQITQGTVDFGASDAPMTDAELARKPEILHVPTVLGSVAVSYNIPGLRQPLRLDGPTLAAIYLGTIRKWNDARIAGLNPGVTLPNADILPVYRTDGSGTTHVFTDYLATVSPEWKQQVGTGKSVKWPTGLGAKGNEGVTGSVKQSEGAIGYVELAYATQNQLPVTALRNSAGAFVQPSVESTTAAAADLGEQLRQHPDLRMSVVNAPGAQAYPVASFTYLLVPGQMEDCGKARALVGLVRWTLAEGGEMARQLHYAPLPEAVRAEVLRKLQGVTCGPQRQPALAG